The following proteins come from a genomic window of Prionailurus viverrinus isolate Anna chromosome D1, UM_Priviv_1.0, whole genome shotgun sequence:
- the LOC125176611 gene encoding olfactory receptor 4C11-like has translation MMNSSVTEFILLGLTRDAGEQKAVFGVFLILYLSTLSGNFLIVVTIKTSRTLASPVYFFLFYLSFADACFSTTTAPRLIVDALAQKKTISYKECMTQVFAAHFFGCMEILVLILMAFDRYVAICKPLRYTTIMSRHMCSVLVILAWVGSCIHSSAQIFLALRLPFCGPNVIDHYFCDLQPLLKLACMDTYVTNLLVVSNSGAICTVSFIILLTSYVVILYSLRNHSAEGRRKALSTCTSHFIVVVLFFGPCIFIYTRPPTTFPIDKTVAVFYTIGTPLLNPLIYTLRNMEVKKAMKKLWCSKV, from the coding sequence ATGATGAATAGCAGTGTGACTGAATTCATTCTCCTTGGGTTGACTCGGGATGCAGGAGAGCAGAAGGCAGTTTTTGGTGTCTTCTTGATTCTTTACCTTTCGACACTGTCGGGGAACTTTCTCATTGTAGTGACTATTAAAACAAGCAGGACCCTTGCGAGTCCCGTGTACTTCTTCCTGTTCTATCTGTCTTTTGCTGATGCCTGCTTCTCTACAACCACAGCCCCCAGATTGATTGTGGATGCCCTTGCTCAGAAGAAGACCATTTCTTACAAAGAGTGCATGACTCAGGTCTTTGCAGCCCATTTCTTTGGGTGCATGGAAATCTTGGTGCTCATCCTCATGGCTTTTGATCGCTATGTAGCCATTTGTAAGCCCTTGCGATACACCACCATCATGAGCCGGCACATGTGCAGCGTTTTGGTGATTCTAGCCTGGGTGGGATCTTGTATCCACTCTTCGGCACAAATTTTCCTGGCTTTGAGATTGCCTTTCTGTGGCCCCAACGTGATTGACCACTATTTCTGTGACTTGCAGCCTTTGTTGAAACTTGCCTGCATGGACACTTACGTGACAAATTTGCTAGTTGTTTCCAACAGTGGGGCCATATGCACGGTGAGTTTCATAATCCTGCTTACTTCCTATGTTGTCATCTTGTACTCTCTGCGTAACCACAGTGCTGAAGGAAGGCGAAAAGCCCTTTCCACCTGCACCTCCCACTTTATTGTGGTTGTCTTATTTTTTGGCCCATGCATATTCATATACACACGCCCACCAACCACATTTCCAATAGACAAGACAGTGGCTGTGTTTTATACAATTGGGACCCCCTTGCTCAACCCTCTGATCTATACACTGAGGAATATGGAAGTGAAAAAAGCCATGAAGAAATTATGGTGTAGCAAAGTATGA